CTTCCCCGGTTGGAAAGAGGCGTAAATGCTGAACAGTTCCATTGCGCCATGGGTGGTGGGCCGCGAAGCCCTCTTGGAATACGCCATTGACGATTACCTGCGTGAACTGGGCCGGGCCAGACCCTGGCTGGGCAAAACACACGAGGAAGTCCTGACCCGTTTGAATGCCCATTTTGATGCCAAGCATGGCCTCACCCCTCTGCGGGTTTTGCACTCAGAAGAGGTGAACCTCTGGGTGAAAGCTCAGGAGCCCGAGGCCCAGCAGGTGCTGCAAGACTTTCAAGATTACGTGACCGAGTGGAATTGGCTGTCCTGAACAGTCATGCACCAGAAAAGGGCGCACGAAGCGCCCTTTTTCAGTTCATTCTTTTCCATTTCATTGATGTGTGTTTACAGCGTTTATCAGTGAAACAGAAGGATTCATTTGAATCCTTCTGTTTCAAAAAACCCTTTCCAGAAAGACAACCTTTTGTTCTTCTGTCAAATGCTCTAAAGTGCATGGGTCAGTGTTCGGTGCCCTCGGCGGACAGCGCCACAATTCCGGTGGGTGTGCCACCCACTTTGAAGCGCTCTGTCACCTGCCCGGTTTGCACATCAAACTGCACAATTTCGCCCACAGAGGGATCGGTGATGAAGGCCCAGTGGCCATGCACTGCAAAAGAAGGTCGGGGTGCTCCAGCAACCGTGAGGTCCACAGGGGTGACCACACGGGTTTGGCGTTGAACCGTGCCCTCTGGAAGGATTTCATGCAGGACGCCATCTGCGGTGAGGACCAGCACAAGGTTCCCATCGGCTGAGAAGTTGCCTTTGATGTAATTGCTGCCCAGAGCAATGGGTTTCAAACCGTTGACCGGATCAATGCGCACCACCCCTTTGCCCCAGTTGCCAAAGAAAGTGCTGGCTTTGGGATGGGAGAGCACCGTCCCAACCCTTGTGCCTTCCGGGGTGCCTGCTGGATTGCTGATTTTCTGGCTGGACAGTTGACCTTTGCTTTCAGAGATGAGCAGTACCCCATCAGAGCAACCAAAAGCCACGGTGTTGTTCAGGCGGGTTTCGCCGTGCAGGGCTGGGCAGTTGGGGAACTGTTGGACCACCTTCTGGCTTTCCAAGTCAAAAGCATCCACCCGGTTGAGTTTCAGGTACCCGATCAGCAGGTGTTTGCCCAGCAGGGCAGGTGCACCGTGGTCTGGAATTTCGGCAGGTACGGTCTGGTAATCCAGAGAAAGCCCGAGCTGGCTTTCATTGAGCAGCACATTGGTTCCATCCTGATCGTTGAAAATCACCATCTGGTCTTCATGGCTGAAAAAGTGGGTCGGTTGGCGTCCCACATTCAGGGTTTGCAGCACATGGGGAAGGGTTTTGATCAGGTCCTGATGGTTGCCGTGGTCCAGCAAGCGCAAACCGCTGTGGATGAAGGTCACCCGGTTCTCATTGCGGTGGATCAAAACGGCATGGTGCTTTCCAGAGGTGGTATAAATGCCTGCGGCTGGACCGGGCACCGTGAAGCTGGCAATGGTTTTTTTCTCTTGCACTTCCAGCACCTGTGCAGAGGGGGTTTTGGCGTCCACAAAGACCAGTCGAATTGCACTCTGGGCAAAAGTGGTGGACATCAGGGCAGCAGTCAGCAGGGGAATCCATCGTTTCATGGCTACACCCTAATCTATTGATATTAACTTATCAATATCAATAATAGAACTTTTGAGGTGACAGGCAAGAATTGCATCATTGATATTGATATCGTATTATCAAAAACATGCGTTTGAGTTTGTCTTTTTCCCAGCCACACATGTGGAGCCTGCCATGCCCCTGAGACCCGGAAGAAACCCTCTGGTGGTGCAATTCTGGCTGTGGGGTCTGGATGCGGCCTCTGGTGACCTTCGCAACTTTGCACAGGCCAAACATCCATGCCAGAGGGGTTCCAGCATTTACCAGATGGGGGCGTGGTCTGTGCATTCCATGGGACTGGCTCTGGAAAAAAAACCTCAACTTTACTATGACCGTCCAGCAGGATTGTTTTACCGCTGCGACCAGATGCCTGCTTTTGATGGTCAGGTCTCCGGTCAGCCCATTCACCGCACAGAAGGCTTGCTGGCCGTGCACGGCATCATTCTGGAATATGAAAACTGGATTTCCAGCATCCACGGACCGTTTTACCGTGAAAAACTGCTTGCTGGAAAACTGCCTGCCAAAGTGCGCCGTGAAGTGCAAGCATGGAAGCACTGGATGAAAAACGACTTGCTGGATGCCACTCCTTCTGCGTTGCGCATGGAGCTTTCCGGAGCGGTTCTGCGGGTGCACCATTGACCCATTGAAAAAGGACATCCTTTTGGGATGTCCTTTTTCTTGCCCAAGGTTCAGATCAACTGGATGTGCTCGGGCAGTTTCCTGAGGGCCTGTGCAGAAAGCCAGACGTGCTTTCTCTCGCCGTTGACCAGCACCCAGCGTTTGTGTAGGTTGGCATGTTGCCGTCTTTTGCTGATGCCAGTGGTTTTGCGGCCCACCCCACCATCTTTTTTGGCTTTGCCCCTGCGGGTCACTGAATTCACCACGCAACTGGACTTGCCGGTCACAAAGCATTGTTTTGCCACGGTCCACCTCCAAAAAAAGACCCCCACCCAAGGGAGAGCGTGGGGGTACATTCACGGAAAAATCTGCTTCTGCGAAAGCATTGATGATATTAATAACTTATTATCAATAATATGTCAAGGTGGATGTCCAGCGTGCCCGTTCAAACGTGCCAGCCTTTGAGCCTCTGGTAAGCATCTTTAAAGCGCAAAAACTTTTCCTGTGTGACATCCCCTGAAGCAGGGAAAACCAGAGCTTCCTGTTCATCACCCTGTAAAAAGTCCTCAAAAGCATGTCCAACACATGCAGCCCCAAGCATGGCTGCCCCTTTTCCACTGCTGTGCAAAGCAGTGACAGGTTTCAGGGGGACCCTGAGCACATCGGCAAGCAATTGCTGCCATCTGGGATCTGCGCTGCCTCCCCCTGCCAGACGCAATTCATGCAAAGGGTACCGTGTCTGAAGGACCTCCAGACCTTCCCGAATGCTGAAAGCCACCCCCTCCAGAGCTGCCCTCATCAGTTCCCCTCGGGTGGTGGAAGGATCGAGATTGAGCCATGCTCCTCGGGTTTTGGGGTCCATCAGGGGGGTGCGTTCACCACTCAGGTGGGGCAAGAAAATGACTTCCGTTTCCTTCTCGAAGGCCAGATCGTACACCTCCTGCCAGCTCAGGTTCAGGCTTTTGCGTGCCCACTCCAGAGCCACGCCCGCATTCTGCATGGCTGCCATCACATACCAGTGATCGGTGACGGCGCGGTAAGCATTCAGGGCCGGATGGTGCTCTGGCCTTTCACGGGTCAGGGTGATCAGTTGTGCGCCTGTTCCCGTGGTGAGCTGGGTTTGACCTGCCTGCAGAAGGCCACTTCCCAGAGCCGCACAGGGGGTGTCTCCGCCACCCACAGCCATGGGGATTCCTGCTGGAAGGCCCAACTCTCCTGCCGCTTTTTCGCTGAGGTGCCCGCCCAGAGCCTGCGAAGCACGCACCTCAGGAAACAGGTGCAAAGGCAAGTCCAGAGTTTCAATGATTTCCCGGTTCCAAGACCCATCCGGATTGGCCAGCAAAGTCCCGGTGCTGTCTGAAGGATCGGTGCATGCATCACCACCCATCCTGAACCTGAGGAAATCCTTGGGCAAGAAAACATGGCCTGCTTCAAGGGCCTCTGGACGGTGCTTGAGCAGCCAGCGCAAACCCGGACCCATCATGCCCACCGACAGGGGGTTCAGCAAGGTTTTTTCTGCACCTTCAGGGTAATCCCGCAATTCAGCACTGCTTCTGCGGTCCAACCAGAGGAGGGCTGGATGCGTAGGGGTGCCATCTTGCCGTGTCAGGACCACCCCATGCATCTGTCCACTGAAACCGATGGCCTGAATTTGCCCTTTCAGACCCTCTGGAATTTTGCCCAGAGCGGTTTTCAGGGCCTGCCACCAGATCTCGGGGTCCATCTCTGCATGATCTTTCTGAGGGGTGGAGATGCTGTAAGTCTCGCTCTGGACGGCTTCAATGCTTCCGTAAGCATTCATGACCAGAACTTTGATGCTGCCAGTGCCAAGATCGATGCCTAAAAACATGGGAACTCCTGTGAAGCCTCTGGGATTGCGACCATTCTAAAGGGGGAGGCTGTCTCGTTTCTTTCAAGGGCTTGATTGGACAGAGCTGAAGGGTAGGGCCGAGAGCCGAGGGCAAGAAGAGGCTTTGGCTAGAGCGTTCAGGGCTTTGGCGATGGCAACGCAGGGCGAGGCACGCCTCGCCCCTATACAAATTCCCTTGACGATTCTTGGACGCACAGCACGATGCTCTCGGCCCTCGGCCCTTGGCTTTCGGCATCTGGGCGACGCATGCGTAGTCCCTACAAGGTCTTCTGCCTTCTGCCCCTGATACACACACAGTACCCACTGTTTTCCTCTGGTTAAGGATTACACTGGAACCAGAGGGGCACAGCCTCCACAAGGACTTATGCGCATAGACCTGTTATCCCGAAATCCTCAAGTGACCCCAGAGCAGATGCTGGAGGGTTTTCAGCCCACCGCCCGCTTTGGAAAGGTCAGCTTCGAGAATTACCTTCCCAATGCTGATTTTCCATCGCAGGCTCTGGCCCGTGACACCCTGAGGGAATTCACCCAGAACCCACCTCAGCCTGTGAAACGCCTGTTTCGCAAGCCCAGGCCCGTTGAAGGGGTGGGGTACTATCTGGACGGAGGCTTCGGGGTAGGGAAGACCCACCTCCTGGCTGCGGCATGGCACGCGTTTCAGGGCAAGAAGGTGTTCTTGAGTTATCAGGAATTGCTGTACACCATTGGGATGCTCGGGATGCACAAGGCCATTGCTGCTTTTCACGGCTACGAACTTCTGTGCATCGATGAATTTGAACTGGATGACCCCGGCAACACCCACATGACCTCCACTTTTCTGGGCCAACTGATGCCGATGGGGACGCACGTCATCACCACCAGCAACACCCAACCCGAGCACCTCGGGCAGGGCCGCTTCAACGCAGAAGACTTCAAACGCCAGATTCAGGCCATCGCTGAAAGGTTCACGGTGCTGTCCATCGATGGGCCGGATTACCGTCAGCGTGGCGCAGGGCTCGGGAAGCCCTTCAAAAAATCCGAACTGGCTTTGCTGGAAAAACAAGCTGGAAGCTTTGTGCGGGTCACGGCCAGCGAACTGAATTTGCACCTGACCAGGGTCCACCCGGCCCGGTTTTCCAGAATGCTGGATGGCATTGATGCCGTGATTCTGGACGATCTGGTGTGCATGACCGACCAGAACATTGCCCTGAGGTTTGTGCACTTCATCGACAAGGTGTACGACCTGAACCTGAAATTTGCAGCCTCTGGAGAGGCTCTGGACCAGCTTTTTCCTTCCACTTACCGGTATGGAGCGTATGCCAAAAAGTACAGCCGTTGCCTCAGTCGCCTGACCGAGATGCTTGCCTTGAGTGCCAGAAGGCTGGAGCAGCCAGAGACTGTACGCTGAGCACAGCGTATTTTTGTCCCCAATTTGAAGATGTTGGACAGGCTTATACTTGTGGACATGCAAGATGTTCTCCAGCTTTTACAGGCCCAGCAAGACAGC
This genomic window from Deinococcus misasensis DSM 22328 contains:
- the rpmB gene encoding 50S ribosomal protein L28; the encoded protein is MAKQCFVTGKSSCVVNSVTRRGKAKKDGGVGRKTTGISKRRQHANLHKRWVLVNGERKHVWLSAQALRKLPEHIQLI
- a CDS encoding xylulokinase, with amino-acid sequence MFLGIDLGTGSIKVLVMNAYGSIEAVQSETYSISTPQKDHAEMDPEIWWQALKTALGKIPEGLKGQIQAIGFSGQMHGVVLTRQDGTPTHPALLWLDRRSSAELRDYPEGAEKTLLNPLSVGMMGPGLRWLLKHRPEALEAGHVFLPKDFLRFRMGGDACTDPSDSTGTLLANPDGSWNREIIETLDLPLHLFPEVRASQALGGHLSEKAAGELGLPAGIPMAVGGGDTPCAALGSGLLQAGQTQLTTGTGAQLITLTRERPEHHPALNAYRAVTDHWYVMAAMQNAGVALEWARKSLNLSWQEVYDLAFEKETEVIFLPHLSGERTPLMDPKTRGAWLNLDPSTTRGELMRAALEGVAFSIREGLEVLQTRYPLHELRLAGGGSADPRWQQLLADVLRVPLKPVTALHSSGKGAAMLGAACVGHAFEDFLQGDEQEALVFPASGDVTQEKFLRFKDAYQRLKGWHV
- the zapE gene encoding cell division protein ZapE, with translation MRIDLLSRNPQVTPEQMLEGFQPTARFGKVSFENYLPNADFPSQALARDTLREFTQNPPQPVKRLFRKPRPVEGVGYYLDGGFGVGKTHLLAAAWHAFQGKKVFLSYQELLYTIGMLGMHKAIAAFHGYELLCIDEFELDDPGNTHMTSTFLGQLMPMGTHVITTSNTQPEHLGQGRFNAEDFKRQIQAIAERFTVLSIDGPDYRQRGAGLGKPFKKSELALLEKQAGSFVRVTASELNLHLTRVHPARFSRMLDGIDAVILDDLVCMTDQNIALRFVHFIDKVYDLNLKFAASGEALDQLFPSTYRYGAYAKKYSRCLSRLTEMLALSARRLEQPETVR